The following nucleotide sequence is from Endozoicomonas sp. GU-1.
CCGGCGCAAAAAAAGGCACTCAGCCTGTCAGCTGTACCACCTGTGGTGGTATTGGTCAGGTGCGTATGCAGCAGGGCTTTTTCTCTGTGCAGCAAACCTGCCCTGACTGTCGCGGCACGGGCAAGATGATCAAGGATCCCTGTAACGTCTGCCACGGTGAAGGCCGCGTTCAGGAATACAAGACCCTCTCCGTCAAGATTCCTCCCGGTGTTGATACCGGCGACCGTATCCGTCTGGCCGGTGAAGGCGAAGCGGGTGTCAATGGTGGACCAGCCGGAGACCTGTACGTTCAGGTCAGTGTTGCTGATCATCCGATCTTCCAGCGTGACGGCAAACACCTCTACTGCGAAGTACCCATCACATTTGTCGATGCAGCACTGGGCGGTGAACTGGAAGTCCCCACCCTGGAAGGCCGGGTGAAGCTGAAGATTCCAGCGGAAACCCAGACGGGTAAACTGTTCCGTCTGCGTGGCAAGGGTGTTGTCCCGGTCCGTGGTGGCAGTGCCGGAGATCTGATGTGCCGGGTTGTGGTTGAGACTCCGGTGAAACTGACGGAGCGTCAGAAAGAGTTGCTCAAGGAGCTGGATGACACCTTCAAAAAAGAAGGTGCAGGTCACCAGTCGCCTAAAAAGCAGTCCTTCTTTGATGGCGTAAAGAAGTTCTTTGACG
It contains:
- the dnaJ gene encoding molecular chaperone DnaJ — its product is MSKRDYYEVLGVERSASDKDIKKAYRRMAMKYHPDRNPGDKAAEDSFKEINEAFEILSDSQKKAAYDQYGHAGVDPNMGGMGGAGGFAGGNFGDIFGDVFGDIFGAGGGRSRSSVQRGADLRYQLELSLEEAVRGVTKKIRIPTLVSCTGCDGSGAKKGTQPVSCTTCGGIGQVRMQQGFFSVQQTCPDCRGTGKMIKDPCNVCHGEGRVQEYKTLSVKIPPGVDTGDRIRLAGEGEAGVNGGPAGDLYVQVSVADHPIFQRDGKHLYCEVPITFVDAALGGELEVPTLEGRVKLKIPAETQTGKLFRLRGKGVVPVRGGSAGDLMCRVVVETPVKLTERQKELLKELDDTFKKEGAGHQSPKKQSFFDGVKKFFDDMTS